A DNA window from Anastrepha ludens isolate Willacy chromosome 6, idAnaLude1.1, whole genome shotgun sequence contains the following coding sequences:
- the LOC128867630 gene encoding probable cytochrome P450 12c1, mitochondrial — MSIICRNAGISLARMCVLGEKQQKLKQYQIVLQSTASNDKIENAENKSAQNPFDLEWQQALPYKSMPRLTRYQMFRGFVKGGEFVDLSVNDFLLKCRERFGDIYRMAGVIGQPDSVVLFNVDDFAKVCRTEGIWPTRPGTDAVRYYRESRKDGFFKETMGLNENGEKWGTFRHLVNPVLMQPKNAKLYLEPLQNVNLEFIERIRDIRDPQTLEVPENFLDDINHLAFDSVAVVALDHEFGLIRKNPDSQEAKILCENMSAFLESIFDLGIKPSFYKYIKTPTYRRFEKSMDLMFDVTNRYVNAALDRLEKNPAKEGEERSVLEKLLKINRQTAIVMAMDMLMAGVDGPSSAFATILLCIAKNPEKQLKLRQELCAVLPHKDDHFTIENMKQLPYLRACIKEALRIYPIGFGSARETGADLVLSGYQVPKGTPAFISSNMLPNEERFFPRAREFIPERWLRKQDAATSDGKRLIADNLNKFINLPFGFGPRSCVGKRIVDMEMELTLGNLVRQFHIEYNYPTDKPFKYHLISTPAIPLKFKFVDLK, encoded by the exons ATGTCAATAATTTGCCGCAATGCCGGCATATCTCTCGCTCGAATGTGTGTACTCGgtgaaaagcaacaaaaattaaagcaataCCAAATAGTGCTGCAGTCGACAGCCAGCAATGACAAG ATTGAAAATGCTGAGAACAAATCAGCACAAAACCCATTCGATTTGGAGTGGCAGCAAGCGCTACCTTACAAATCCATGCCCAGACTGACGAGATACCAAATGTTTCGGGGCTTTGTGAAAGGAG GGGAATTCGTTGATCTCTCCGTAAACGATTTTCTTCTTAAATGTCGTGAACGATTTGGTGATATTTATCGCATGGCTGGCGTTATTGGGCAACCAGATTCGGTAGTGCTCTTTAATGTAGATGACTTCGCGAAGGTCTGTCGCACCGAAGGTATTTGGCCAACTCGGCCAGGCACAGATGCCGTCAGGTATTACCGTGAATCGCGAAAGGATGGCTTTTTCAAGGAAACCATGGGTCTGAATGAGAA CGGCGAAAAGTGGGGCACATTCCGACATTTGGTAAATCCTGTTTTGATGCAACCGAAAAATGCAAAACTCTATTTGGAGCCACTACAAAATGTGAATTTGGAGTTTATAGAAAG AATTCGCGATATACGCGACCCACAGACCCTGGAAGTGCCGGAAAACTTTCTGGACGACATCAATCATCTCGCCTTTGATTCGGTTGCTGTAGTTGCATTGGATCATGAATTCGGTTTGATACGCAAGAATCCCGACTCACAGGAGGCCAAGATACTTTGCGAAAATATGAGCGCATTTCTAGAGTCCATTTTTGATTTGGGAATCAAACCATCATTCtacaaatacataaaaacaCCTACATACAGACGTTTTGAAAAGTCAATGGATCTTATGTTTGATGTAACAAATCGTTATGTTAACGCAGCGTTGGATCGTTTAGAAAAAAATCCCGCCAAGGAGGGTGAAGAACGAAGTGTATtggaaaagttattaaaaatcaatcGGCAGACTGCTATCGTAATGGCTATGGATATGCTAATGGCAGGTGTTGACGGG cCGTCTAGTGCGTTCGCTACCATTCTGCTATGCATCGCTAAAAATCCAGAAAAACAGCTCAAACTACGCCAAGAACTCTGTGCTGTGTTACCACACAAAGACGACCATTTCACTATTGAGAATATGAAACAATTGCCATATCTGCGCGCCTGCATCAAGGAAGCATTACGCATATATCCCATTGGCTTTGGCAGTGCCCGTGAAACTGGTGCTGATCTAGTATTGAGTGGCTATCAGGTGCCCAAAGGGACGCCCGCGTTTATTAGTTCGAATATGCTGCCAAATGAGGAGCGTTTCTTTCCGCGTGCACGTGAATTCATACCGGAACGATGGTTACGCAAACAGGATGCAGCGACAAGTGATGGCAAGCGCCTCATTGCagataatttgaataaatttattaatctgCCTTTTGGGTTTGGTCCGCGTAGTTGTGTTGGCAAACGTATTGTGGATATGGAAATGGAATTGACGTTGGGCAATTTGGTCCGCCAATTTCATATCGAATACAACTATCCGACTGATAAACCTTTCAAATATCATCTTATTAGCACGCCGGCGattcctttgaaatttaaatttgtcgaTTTAAAATAA